A genomic region of Arachis hypogaea cultivar Tifrunner chromosome 5, arahy.Tifrunner.gnm2.J5K5, whole genome shotgun sequence contains the following coding sequences:
- the LOC112802678 gene encoding transcription factor HHO3, which translates to MQFSEKIQPQKMGFREYIEALEDERRKIQVFHRELPLSLELVAQAIEACRQQLSGTTTEYNLNGQSECSEQTSTDDPVFEEFIPIKKRASPDCDEEDDEEYYDDGEEQHSHRNKIQKEDSTNNNNNNSSCSTDKKKSDWLRSVQLWNPDPQPPKEDVPRKASVVEVKRSIGGAFQPFHREESTVGKVNASSSSLPTAKTPSSPPVPATSSTGPVSTGGNAGSGGKREDKGQGQRKQRRCWSQELHKRFLHALQQLGGADSATPKQIRELMKVDGLTNDEVKSHLQKFRLHTRRPTTMIPNSANSQTAPLFLVGNIFVQPQEYAAATAAIATSTVSSGELTTVTTAPHAAIYAPVATHPTTIVPRTQTHPSMKNSPKCNKLEDVSDHSHSEERANHGEGNSPASSSSTHGTTSPGC; encoded by the exons ATGCAATTCTCTGAGAAAATCCAACCCCAGAAGATGGGGTTTCGCGAGTACATCGAAGCATTGGAGGACGAGAGAAGAAAAATCCAAGTCTTCCACAGAGAGCTTCCCCTGTCCTTAGAACTTGTCGCGCAAG CAATTGAAGCCTGTAGGCAGCAGTTATCTGGAACAACGACAGAGTACAATTTGAATGGCCAATCGGAGTGTTCGGAGCAGACATCAACGGACGATCCTGTTTTTGAGGAGTTCATTCCAATCAAGAAAAGGGCTTCACCTGATTGcgatgaagaagatgatgaagaatatTATGATGATGGTGAAGAGCAACATTCTCATAGAAACAAGATTCAAAAGGAGGATAGtaccaacaacaataataataacagcaGCTGCAGCACTGATAAGAAAAAATCTGACTGGCTCAGATCTGTTCAATTGTGGAACCCTGATCCCCAACCACCTAAAGAG GATGTTCCTAGAAAAGCGTCTGTTGTGGAAGTGAAGAGAAGCATTGGTGGTGCTTTTCAGCCATTTCACAGAGAGGAGAGCACTGTTGGAAAGGTTaatgcatcatcatcatcattgccaaCTGCCAAAACGCCTTCTTCTCCGCCGGTACCAGCAACAAGTTCCACAGGACCTGTATCGACCGGAGGCAATGCTGGAAGCGGCGGTAAAAGAGAGGATAAAGGACAGGGTCAGAGGAAGCAGCGGCGGTGCTGGTCACAGGAACTACACAAACGGTTCCTTCATGCCCTTCAGCAGCTTGGTGGTGCAGATT CTGCCACCCCAAAACAGATAAGGGAGCTAATGAAGGTTGATGGCCTTACAAATGATGAAGTCAAAAGTCACTTACAG AAATTTCGTCTCCACACAAGAAGGCCAACCACTATGATTCCAAACAGTGCAAACTCCCAAACTGCTCCGTTGTTTCTTGTTGGCAACATTTTTGTTCAGCCACAAGAATATGCTGCTGCTACTGCTGCCATAGCTACCTCAACAGTGTCATCAGGGGAATTAACCACGGTTACAACTGCACCACACGCTGCTATTTATGCACCTGTGGCCACACATCCAACTACCATTGTTCCCCGCACACAAACTCATCCTTCAATGAAGAACTCACCAAAATGCAACAAGTTAGAAGATGTTTCAGATCATTCACATTCAGAAGAAAGGGCTAATCACGGTGAAGGAAATTCTCCTGCCTCATCATCATCCACACATGGCACCACTTCACCTGGCTGTTGA